In Kwoniella pini CBS 10737 chromosome 5, complete sequence, the following are encoded in one genomic region:
- a CDS encoding transketolase codes for MTTVAVGQPVNGHSHLVKDAATTSKITSPGEEQLVLNTIRCLAADLCQQYKGGHPGTVMGAAAIGIALWRYEMKYNPANPEWFNRDRFILSAGHACLFQYLFLHFSGYEAWTLDQVKNYHSPKTYGSMAAGHPEIEYPGIEVTTGPLGQGISNAVGMAIASKNLAAIYNKDDIKPIDNKIWCFTGDGCIQEGVGQESISLAGHLGLDNLILVYDNNSVTVDGRIDNCFTEDTSAKLLAQGWHVIDVYDGSNDLAAVLEGFDKAKRLKGKPIFLNIRTVIGYSSRKANTGPAHGQALGDDEVAYVKTQLGFKPEDRFVIPPKVYEYFSGIKDKGAKVEQQWNETFSQYRRKYPAEHEELSRRISGEWTTEDWQHSLPSKADLPQAAQPTRKSSGIVVQALAPKYKTFVAGSADLLESTFVNFKGQVEFQKPGSGLGDYSGRQIRYGIREFGMVGIGNGIAAYQKGAFIPIMSTFFMFWIYAAPAARMAALQQLRFIGIATHDSIGIGEDGPTHQPVALASFYRALPNINLIRPADAEECMGMWTLALDEQSKNTPSIFTLSRQPVPLLPGSDRNKVQSGAYIVHGADIEEPELTIIATGAEVYRAIDTAEKLKSLKKIRVVSMPSQRHFDLQSIEYRESVLRPSSNLVVAIEAWASYGWAKYAHASLSMHTFGHSAPQQQLYDHFGFEPSNMASKIDAWANKWISKGRLPGLGEFEELLLGYVQH; via the exons ATGACAACCGTAGCTGTCGGACAGCCAGTCAATGGACACTCCCACCTCGTCAAAGATGCCGCAACTACTAGCAAGATCACGTCC CCTGGGGAAGAACAACTTGTCCTCAATACCATCAGATGTCTCGCTGCGGATCTATGTCAACAG TATAAAGGAGGTCATCCCGGAACCGTCATGGGGGCTGCTGCTATCGGTATAGCTTTATGGAGATACGAGATGAAATACAACCCTGCCAATCCAGAATGGTTCAACAGAGATC GATTCATCCTTTCTGCAGGTCATGCTTGTTTATTCCAATACCTCTTCCTGCATTTCTCTGGGTACGAAGCTTGGACTTTAGATCAGGTGAAAAATTACCATTCTCCTAAGACGTATGGATCAATGGCTGCTGGTCACCCTGAGATCGAGTATCCTGGTATCGAAGTCACCACAGGACCTCTGGGACAAGGTATTTCAAATGCCGTCGGTATGGCAATTGCTTCCAAAAACCTCGCGGCTATCTATAACAAGGATGACATCAAGCCAATAGACAACAAAATCTGGTGCTTCACCGGTGACGGGTGTATACAAGAAGGTGTCGGACAAGAAT CCATTTCACTCGCTGGACATCTTGGGCTTGACAACTTGATACTCGTATATGACAATAACAGTGTCACGGTCGATGGTCGCATAGACAATTGCTTTACGGAGGACACTTCTGCCAAGTTGCTGGCACAAGGGTGGCATGTCATAGATGTTTATGATGGATCGAATGAT CTTGCTGCTGTTTTAGAAGGTTTCGATAAAGCCAAGCGATTGAAGGGGAAACCGATATTCTTGAACATCCGAACAGTCATCGGTTATTCATCTCGAAAAGCCAATACTGGCCCTGCACACGGTCAAGCTTTAGGTGACGATGAAGTGGCATACGTGAAAACCCAATTAGGCTTCAAGCCTGAGGACCGATTTGTCATACCTCCTAAAGTGTACGAATACTTCTCAGGCATCAAAGACAAAGGAGCCAAGGTCGAGCAACAATGGAATGAAACTTTCAGCCAATACAGAAGAAAATACCCAGCAGAACACGAAGAACTGTCTCGAAGAATAAGCGGAGAATGGACTACTGAAGATTGGCAACATAGCTTACCTTCTAAAGCTGATCTTCCTCAGGCAGCTCAGCCGACTAGGAAATCAAGTGGTATCGTTGTGCAAGCTCTTGCCCCCAAATACAAGACCTTTGTTGCTGGTTCAGCTGATCTACTGGAATCTACCTTCGTCAATTTCAAGGGTCAGGTTGAATTTCAGAAACCTGGGTCAGGTCTGGGTGATTATTCAGGTAGACAAATCAGATACGGTATTAGGGAATTCGGCATGGTTGGCATTGGTAACGGTATTGCCGCTTACCAGAAGGGTGCATTCATTCCAATCATGTCGACATTTTTCATGTTTTGGATCTATGCTGCTCCTGCGGCAAGAATGGCTGCTCTCCAACAGCTTCGTTTCATAGGTATTGCAACGCACGACTCGATTGGTATTGGAGAAGATGGTCCAACTCACCAACCAGTGGCTCTTGCGTCCTTCTATAGAGCTTTaccaaatatcaatctGATCCGTCCTGCAGATGCCGAAGAATGTATGGGAATGTGGACCCTTGCCCTTGACGAGCAGTCTAAAAACACGCCTTCTATATTCACCCTATCTAGACAACCTGTCCCTTTGCTCCCAGGATCAGATAGAAACAAAGTTCAATCAGGTGCCTATATCGTGCATGGAGCGGATATTGAGGAACCCGAGTTGACCATCATCGCTACTGGTGCCGAAGTGTACCGGGCAATTGATACCGCCGAGAAACTGAAGTCGCTGAAAAAGATCCGAGTTGTTTCGATGCCATCTCAAAGACACTTCGATTTACAATCAATTGAGTACAGAGAATCTGTCTTAAGACCATCGTCGAACCTGGTAGTAGCTATCGAAGCATGGGCATCCTACGGATGGGCTAAATACGCTCACGCGTCGTTATCAATGCATACTTTT GGTCATTCTGCGCCTCAGCAACAACTATATGATCACTTTGGGTTCGAGCCTTCGAATATGGCCTCGAAGATTGATGCTTGGGCAAATAAATGGATATCAAAAGGCCGATTACCTGGATTAGGAGAATTCGAAGAGCTTCTCCTGGGATACGTTCAACACTGA
- a CDS encoding agmatinase: MYTALSALVCLSGAIGTLAHGSHAKVDPWNEHYANTPDLSFSGVTSFAHLPHVKCLDKPDQAFDIALLGVPFDSAVSFRPGARFGPYALRSGSRRQRPDRGYSSRLEVNPYTSGLYVLDCGDVPVTPFDPATAIKQVKAGYKSILHHPVVNEEEMKRLHMQKGLDGQYHPRIIALGGDHTIVLPILDAVSEVYGPVSVIHFDAHIDTWNPNRYVGSVSLQADVNHGTFFWHAYENGYIKPNSSIHAGIRTRFAGPQDLDDDVTAGFDLIHTFDIDDFGVEWIAEKIKARIGNGPVVISLDVDVMDPSIVPATGTPESGGWTSRELRRIIHSLVGLNVVAFDVVELSPAYDTQAEISAIAAADMVYDFLSILALGVDDDKMKATSRQVDEL; encoded by the exons ATGTACACCGCTCTTTCAGCTCTCGTATGCTTATCAGGAGCAATCGGCACCCTTGCCCATGGAAGTCATGCTAAAGTCGATCCATGGAATGAACATTATGCCAATACTCCAGATCTCAGTTTTAGCGGAGTAACAAGTTTTGCTCATTTACCGCATGTAAAATGCTTGGATAAACCCGATCAAGCTTTCGATATTGCTTTATTGGGTGTTCCTTTCGATTCTGCCGTTTCTTTCAGACCTG GAGCGAGATTTGGGCCTTATGCTTTGAGAAGTG GTTCTAGACGACAACGACCCGATAGAGGATATTCCAGCAGATTAGAGGTTAACCCTTATACAAGTGGTCTTTATGTG CTTGATTGTGGAGATGTACCTGTAACTCCCTTCGATCCAGCTACAGCTATCAAGCAAGTTAAAGCAGGCTACAAATCTATATTACATCATCCAGTTGTAAATGAGGAGGAAATGAAGAGGTTACATATGCAGAAAGGATTAGATGGGCAATATCATCCAAGAATCATCGCTTTAGGAGGTGATCACACCATT GTATTACCAATTCTTGATGCTGTTTCAGAAGTTTACGGACCTGTTTCAGTAATTCACTTTGACGCTCACATAGATACTTGGAACCCTAACAGATATGTTGGAAGTGTATCATTACAAGCAGATGTTAATCACGGTACATTCTTCTGGCACGCTTATGAAAATGGTTACATCAAACCCAATTCATCTATACATGCTGGTATAAGAACTCGTTTCGCC GGGCCACaagatttagatgatgatgttacAGCTGGATTTGACCTGATACAtacttttgatattgatgattttggaGTGGAATGGATTGCGGAAAAGATCAAAGCTagaattggaaatggaCCTGTAGTGATTTCGCTTGATGTGGATGTAATGGATCCTTCTATAGTGCCTGCTA CTGGTACACCTGAATCTGGAGGATGGACTTCAAGGGAATTACGAAGAATCATTCATTCTCTCGTGGGATTGAACGTTGTCGCTTTTGACGTTGTCGAACTTTCACCTGCATATGATACTCAAG CTGAAATCTCCGCTATCGCTGCTGCTGATATGGTTTATGATTTCTTGAGTATTCTAGCTTTAGGAGTAGACGATGACAAAATGAAAGCTACTTCTCGTCAGGTTGACGAATTATAA